The following proteins come from a genomic window of Sulfurimonas sp. C5:
- a CDS encoding NifU family protein: MEKSVDYYLNLDYPLECFAGEHEVGDAYLAEYVDFDIKAASEDYDEAIALAQEYLREHIIREYNAGRELPNPREGRRFMKHREALSAYRQKDYEKALSLWQEEIKHKNDQAMTNLGLMYLKGEGVSKDFAKAREYFEMASEYDNDSANYNLALIYQTKLGVEEDEAKTIEYFRRAVKKNHQGANFRLGLMLLKDRTNLALVKEGFDCMLSAAKTNHPMALAQMGGVDKEPNTACEPNMMFRNYSKEKQLELVMDAIDRYIRPILVKDGGDITLIDYINYPEIEIRLAYQGNCAGCSMASTTTYEIIMNTLSQVIDENIRVYVI; the protein is encoded by the coding sequence ATGGAAAAGTCAGTTGATTATTATTTAAATTTGGATTATCCCTTAGAGTGCTTTGCAGGGGAGCATGAAGTTGGAGACGCATACTTGGCTGAGTATGTGGACTTTGACATTAAGGCTGCAAGCGAAGATTATGATGAAGCGATAGCTTTGGCACAAGAGTATCTGCGTGAGCATATCATTAGAGAGTATAACGCAGGGCGTGAGTTACCAAACCCTAGAGAAGGAAGAAGATTTATGAAACATAGAGAAGCACTCAGTGCATATAGACAAAAAGATTATGAGAAAGCGTTGTCATTATGGCAAGAGGAGATCAAACACAAAAATGATCAAGCTATGACAAATTTGGGTCTGATGTATTTAAAAGGTGAGGGTGTATCAAAAGACTTTGCTAAAGCACGTGAATACTTTGAGATGGCTAGTGAGTACGATAATGATTCTGCAAACTACAACTTGGCATTAATCTACCAAACAAAACTAGGCGTTGAAGAGGATGAAGCTAAAACTATTGAATACTTTAGACGTGCTGTAAAGAAAAATCACCAAGGGGCTAACTTTAGACTAGGCCTTATGCTTTTAAAAGACAGAACTAATCTGGCTTTAGTCAAAGAGGGATTTGATTGTATGTTAAGCGCAGCAAAAACAAATCATCCAATGGCTCTGGCTCAAATGGGTGGTGTAGATAAAGAACCAAACACTGCATGTGAACCAAATATGATGTTTAGAAACTATTCAAAAGAGAAACAGTTAGAGTTGGTAATGGATGCAATCGACAGATATATTCGTCCTATCTTGGTAAAAGACGGCGGAGATATTACGTTAATCGATTACATCAACTATCCTGAGATTGAGATCCGTTTAGCTTATCAAGGAAACTGTGCAGGATGTTCTATGGCCTCTACAACTACGTATGAGATTATCATGAACACTCTTTCTCAAGTTATAGATGAAAACATTAGGGTGTACGTCATATGA
- a CDS encoding NifB/NifX family molybdenum-iron cluster-binding protein produces MIKVAFASKDGINVNEHFGWCETFYLYEIDAENANLIKEMDSSKKYEAEVDKLEYKIECVSEADMIYVTQIGPKAANMVKIAGIYPMKAASENEKIEDVIVALQKLIANPPLWLKRILLK; encoded by the coding sequence ATGATTAAAGTCGCTTTTGCTTCAAAAGACGGAATTAATGTTAATGAACACTTTGGATGGTGTGAGACTTTTTATCTTTATGAGATAGATGCTGAGAATGCAAATTTGATCAAAGAGATGGACTCATCTAAAAAATATGAAGCTGAGGTGGATAAGCTTGAGTACAAAATCGAGTGTGTAAGTGAAGCGGATATGATCTATGTAACACAAATCGGTCCTAAAGCTGCAAACATGGTGAAGATCGCAGGGATCTATCCTATGAAAGCAGCGAGTGAAAATGAGAAGATCGAAGATGTGATCGTAGCGCTTCAAAAACTTATTGCAAATCCTCCTCTCTGGTTGAAAAGGATACTTTTAAAATGA
- the cowN gene encoding N(2)-fixation sustaining protein CowN, protein MSREIKDRYITFDNIDCYENAALVLEAMDELFEQKPTAYNDFWKRFMQTIPQNYKQEFVKENNKDTLYQVCSNVFYIFDLFEEHDFDKGIEMMDQCELECC, encoded by the coding sequence ATGTCTAGAGAGATCAAAGATAGATATATAACCTTTGATAACATTGACTGCTATGAAAATGCGGCATTGGTTTTAGAAGCTATGGATGAACTTTTCGAACAAAAACCTACAGCTTACAATGATTTTTGGAAGCGTTTTATGCAGACTATACCTCAAAACTATAAACAAGAGTTTGTAAAAGAGAACAATAAAGATACTTTGTATCAAGTGTGCTCAAATGTATTTTACATCTTTGACCTTTTTGAAGAACACGATTTTGACAAAGGGATCGAGATGATGGATCAATGCGAATTGGAGTGTTGTTAA